The following proteins are co-located in the Doryrhamphus excisus isolate RoL2022-K1 chromosome 3, RoL_Dexc_1.0, whole genome shotgun sequence genome:
- the LOC131124946 gene encoding uncharacterized protein C4orf54 homolog — protein sequence MKTEAPVLREVPDLLQISDGLDELEMEGKETWFPDVEFDLDDEEEDEDHYITTHEILLSELSDGASEASWLDADAEAGHQVFSFIHFQGAVMRKEAVSSCESDPQGSAQVHLSIKSTSRGAINDRENHPAKGAGDPPAVGAHDRVKGIIPTGKESGEYSSCASSELDDADKEVRSLTAKAFKSLAYPYLDAISFSTSSEESNRWIVGQPPDGVRKIMGNLGQGGVIRLRETLNFRCNVNSGMSNFAPGGEAVGSSSADEVTGSQGGSGKEGPRATTKSQTMEGTHKKAVFASSLIQNVLSKKIQFERERRMERGEVREPQRQGAPKPDGTAAAAEEASKGAALLRSQNSAFRCWRNDEIELQANRKLPEGTPPTTTPPPPAPNQHSESKMTKMSHLFVPNIQSVAREKSPEIKINLQGRGPVFTSKGESTSDKVPHFMVRDIRDNKAKLQTPIHQVRDVRKLVKSSYHFVSVDEKSALATANPVTGSPGSPMVIKCQSVNTNDNKSTPEGGAKKTAVNNTQEEMTSRIEKKKPELTKSNQGALEKLQAAVKTMEQLYIFDKNEWKRKDVPSLPSLPQPPTESHVLSLIANEEEMRRDSDPDAQLKPPTPEGSSSNLKAPPAIAVPTSKVFTPKLSASDNYLTIPLKSRQASTGPEPPSRMPTMRPPSPDVPSAAVCPSVLANQVYCLSPAPTLDPFPPTQRKMLLDPTSGTYYLVDTPVQPPTRRLLDPETGQYVDVPLPQPPITPITPMPISPVAIGSGAAYGPTYMIYPGFMTSPPLIPTRTLVQMPQMLMQAEAEKVIPQPQQSEGMYMETPFYMTTAKAPQAPSGTPHLVGVNRTLQHPLISITSQQGPRIIAPPSFDGTTMSFVVEHR from the coding sequence ATGAAGACGGAGGCGCCTGTACTGCGAGAGGTGCCCGATCTCCTGCAAATATCAGACGGATTAGATGAGCTGGAGATGGAGGGCAAGGAAACATGGTTCCCTGACGTGGAGTTTGATCTggatgacgaggaggaggatgaagatcaTTACATCACCACGCATGAGATCCTGCTGTCCGAGTTGTCCGACGGCGCTTCTGAGGCATCCTGGCTGGACGCGGACGCCGAGGCCGGCCACCAGGTGTTCTCTTTTATCCATTTCCAGGGCGCCGTTATGAGGAAGGAGGCGGTCAGCAGCTGTGAAAGTGATCCTCAAGGCTCAGCCCAGGtccacctgtcaatcaaaagcaCTTCCAGAGGCGCTATAAATGACCGAGAAAATCACCCTGCCAAAGGCGCCGGAGATCCCCCGGCGGTGGGGGCGCATGATAGGGTGAAGGGTATCATTCCGACAGGGAAGGAAAGCGGCGAGTATTCCAGTTGCGCTTCTAGCGAGCTGGACGACGCCGATAAGGAGGTACGCAGCCTGACGGCGAAAGCGTTCAAGAGCCTAGCGTACCCATACCTGGATGCTATCAGCTTCAGCACCTCAAGCGAGGAGTCCAATAGGTGGATCGTGGGCCAGCCGCCCGATGGGGTCCGGAAAATCATGGGGAATTTGGGTCAAGGCGGGGTGATCCGGCTGAGAGAGACGCTGAATTTCCGCTGCAACGTCAACTCCGGGATGTCTAACTTTGCACCAGGAGGAGAGGCGGTGGGATCATCTTCTGCAGATGAGGTTACTGGCTCGCAGGGCGGCAGTGGCAAAGAGGGGCCGAGGGCCACTACAAAGTCACAAACCATGGAGGGAACCCACAAGAAAGCGGTCTTTGCGTCCAGTTTGATTCAAAATGTGCTTTCCAAGAAGATACAGTTCGAGCGGGAGCGGCGGATGGAAAGAGGGGAGGTGAGGGAGCCCCAACGTCAAGGAGCCCCAAAGCCAGACGGCACCGCTGCTGCTGCAGAGGAAGCATCCAAGGGTGCAGCTTTGCTCCGCAGCCAAAATAGCGCCTTCCGATGCTGGAGGAATGACGAGATTGAGTTACAAGCAAATCGTAAACTCCCAGAAGGGACACCACCCACGACCACGCCGCCCCCTCCTGCTCCAAATCAGCACTCCGAGAGCAAGATGACAAAAATGTCTCATTTATTTGTGCCAAACATCCAAAGTGTGGCGAGGGAAAAATCTCCGGAGATTAAAATCAATCTCCAGGGACGGGGCCCAGTTTTTACGTCAAAGGGTGAGTCCACCTCAGATAAAGTTCCGCATTTTATGGTCCGCGACATCCGAGATAACAAAGCAAAGCTGCAAACACCGATACACCAAGTGCGGGATGTACGCAAGTTGGTGAAAAGCTCCTATCATTTTGTCTCGGTGGATGAAAAATCCGCTTTAGCCACCGCCAACCCTGTGACTGGGTCTCCAGGGTCTCCGATGGTGATCAAATGCCAGTCGGTCAACACCAATGATAACAAATCCACCCCGGAGGGTGGCGCCAAAAAAACGGCTGTAAACAACACCCAGGAGGAGATGACTTCTCGAATAGAGAAGAAGAAGCCAGAACTGACAAAGTCCAACCAGGGGGCACTGGAGAAGCTCCAAGCGGCGGTGAAGACCATGGAGCAGCTTTACATTTTCGACAAGAACGAGTGGAAACGTAAGGATGTGCCGTCCCTGCCGTCCCTGCCGCAGCCGCCAACGGAGAGCCATGTTCTTTCGTTGATAGCGAACGAGGAGGAAATGAGACGGGATTCGGACCCTGATGCCCAACTCAAGCCGCCAACCCCTGAGGGCAGTTCTTCAAACCTCAAGGCACCACCTGCTATCGCTGTCCCCACTTCTAAAGTTTTCACCCCAAAGTTATCCGCCTCTGATAACTACCTGACCATTCCACTCAAGTCCCGTCAGGCCTCAACCGGACCAGAGCCGCCCTCGAGGATGCCGACGATGAGGCCACCCTCACCTGATGTTCCATCTGCGGCCGTTTGTCCCTCAGTGTTAGCAAATCAGGTGTACTGTTTGTCCCCGGCACCCACCCTAGACCCGTTTCCGCCTACCCAGAGGAAAATGCTCCTGGATCCTACCAGTGGGACCTACTACTTAGTTGACACCCCTGTCCAACCCCCAACAAGGCGTCTCTTAGACCCTGAAACAGGCCAATATGTGGATGTACCCTTACCCCAACCTCCAATTACTCCCATTACTCCCATGCCCATCTCCCCCGTGGCCATTGGTTCTGGGGCGGCGTACGGTCCCACCTACATGATCTACCCCGGTTTCATGACATCACCCCCCTTGATTCCGACCCGGACGCTAGTGCAGATGCCACAGATGTTAATGCAAGCCGAGGCAGAGAAAGTGATTCCCCAACCCCAGCAGTCCGAGGGCATGTACATGGAGACCCCGTTCTACATGACCACCGCAAAGGCACCCCAAGCACCTTCAGGGACTCCGCATTTGGTTGGCGTCAACAGAACACTGCAGCATCCGCTCATTAGCATCACGTCGCAGCAGGGGCCGAGGATTATTGCTCCACCCTCTTTTGATGGGACCACCATGAGCTTTGTGGTGGAGCACAGGTGA